A single window of Miscanthus floridulus cultivar M001 unplaced genomic scaffold, ASM1932011v1 fs_719_1_2, whole genome shotgun sequence DNA harbors:
- the LOC136532811 gene encoding uncharacterized protein, translating to MDLANHLKEWDEMATKLKADFEDMKLKLQLDRSDADIRTKQVRQQNERYIISQRKLLDEGSTIEQNDVAVRMEVALGRLLKQALHDQRAAFAEKMKQERAVLNQSLSKVLEEVDANIKKERANVDSMIKQAGEQMDKELENERSKLKSMIQSLIEQEEGRSLIQEEEVHANMNVEVQDGIYIPRKYMHILLDNECGPDVVMRFILHSVKELYSDMKKYYDSREELGQFTIVKPATSVEFVTMLGALKPFGYRGDGQLYYLNPAPRSQPSTGLVHIDGQEEVNELVLAHEKEETKICHLYLVKGCNDDFNLMQDMSDMETDYNEEEEQGYCDEEEQR from the exons ATGGATCTTGCAAACCACCTAAAGGAGTGGGACGAGATGGCTACCAAACTAAAGGCGGACTTCGAGGATATGAAATTGAAGTTACAGCTTGACCGTTCTGACGCTGACATCAGAACAAAACAAGTGCGACAACAAAATGAGCGGTACATAATTTCTCAGCGAAAACTACTGGACGAAGGGTCAACCATTGAGCAGAATGACGTTGCTGTGAGAATGGAGGTTGCACTGGGTCGCTTGTTGAAGCAAGCGTTACATGATCAGCGTGCTGCCTTTGCCGAGAAGATGAAGCAGGAACGCGCCGTCTTAAATCAATCCTTATCAAAGGTCCTTGAAGAAGTTGATGCCAACATAAAGAAAGAGCGAGCCAATGTTGACTCCATGATTAAGCAGGCAGGGGAACAAATGGATAAGGAGTTGGAAAATGAGCGCTCAAAATTGAAGTCAATGATTCAGTCCTTGATCGAACAAGAGGAGGGCCGGTCCTTGATCCAAGAAGAGGAGGTCCATGCCAACATGAATGTAGAG GTACAAGATGGGATCTACATACCACGGAAATACATGCATATATTATTGGACAACGAGTGTGGACCG GATGTTGTAATGCGATTTATCCTTCACTCAGTTAAGGAACTTTATTCAGATATGAAGAAGTACTACGATAGTCGAGAAGAATTAGGCCAGTTTACAATTGTAAAACCAGCCACTTCTGTTGAGTTTGTCACGATGTTGGGGGCTTTGAAACCTTTTGGATACAGAGGAGACGGACAGTTGTACTACCTCAATCCTGCTCCTAGGAGTCAGCCATCAACTGGGTTAGTACACATTGACGGTCAAGAAGAGGTAAATGAATTGGTGCTTGCTCATGAAAAAGAGGAGACTAAAATTTGTCATCTGTACCTAGTGAAAGGATGTAACGACGATTT CAACTTAATGCAGGACATGTCGGACATGGAAACAGACTAcaatgaggaagaagaacaagGCTACTGTGATGAAGAAGAACAACGTTGA